From a single Cyclobacterium marinum DSM 745 genomic region:
- the hslV gene encoding ATP-dependent protease subunit HslV, whose product MERIKSTTVVAIKHEGKVAIGADGQATMGNTIAKSSVNKIRKLQGGKIVTGFAGSTADAFTLLEKFEEKLGAYSNNMKRAAVELAKEWRTDRMLSKLEAMMIVADAEDILIISGTGDVIEPDMGIATIGSGSMYAQSAARALKKFATNLTAKEMVEESLTIAADICIYTNHNTIIEEVNN is encoded by the coding sequence ATGGAAAGAATCAAATCGACTACCGTAGTTGCCATAAAACATGAAGGTAAAGTAGCAATTGGTGCTGATGGACAAGCAACCATGGGAAATACCATTGCCAAAAGCAGTGTGAATAAGATCAGAAAGCTGCAAGGAGGTAAAATTGTAACTGGTTTTGCAGGGTCAACAGCTGATGCATTTACGCTCTTAGAAAAATTCGAAGAGAAATTGGGTGCTTATAGCAATAATATGAAAAGAGCTGCAGTGGAATTGGCCAAGGAATGGAGAACGGATAGGATGTTAAGTAAGTTGGAGGCCATGATGATCGTGGCAGACGCAGAGGATATATTGATCATTTCCGGAACAGGTGATGTCATTGAGCCCGATATGGGTATAGCCACTATTGGTTCCGGTAGTATGTATGCCCAATCTGCGGCTAGGGCATTAAAGAAATTTGCCACCAACCTAACAGCAAAGGAAATGGTGGAAGAAAGCCTCACCATAGCAGCTGATATCTGTATTTATACCAACCACAATACGATAATCGAAGAAGTGAATAATTAA
- a CDS encoding pyruvate dehydrogenase complex dihydrolipoamide acetyltransferase translates to MAEIIRMPKMSDTMEEGVIAQWLKKVGDKVKPGDILAEVETDKATMELESYDEGTLLHIGVKEKDAVPVNGVIAILGEEGENIDDLLKDVDSGGSSESASTETKEDAAEEKSEDKAKETTSEIDVSGIAATVITMPKMSDTMQEGTIASWLKKEGDEVKSGDVLAEVETDKATMELESYDDGTLLYIGVSEGESVEVNGVIAIIGEKDADYKTLLKAHQQKSSGAEEVKAEPVKEEKSAPKAEEGKPSNAVADSSTSTTDKGRIKASPLAKKMASEKGIDISLVKGTGDNGRIIKKDIENFDPSKVTAASSSSSDAPSGVAIGQESYTDVKVSQMRKVIAKRLAESKFTAPHFYLTMEINMDKAIEARKSMNEVAPVKISFNDMVIKAAAASLKQHPAVNSAWMEDKIRYNDHVHIGMAVAIDDGLLVPVIRFTDSKSLSQISQEAKSLAGKAKNKELQPKDWEGNTFTVSNLGMFGIEEFTAIINPPDACILAIGGIKQTPIVKDGEIKIGNVMKVTLSCDHRVVDGAVGSAFLKTLKSLLEDPVRLLI, encoded by the coding sequence ATGGCCGAAATAATACGAATGCCCAAAATGAGCGACACCATGGAAGAAGGGGTGATTGCTCAATGGTTGAAAAAGGTAGGTGATAAAGTAAAACCCGGAGATATTCTGGCAGAAGTGGAAACTGATAAAGCGACCATGGAACTAGAATCATACGATGAGGGTACCTTGCTTCACATTGGCGTAAAGGAAAAAGATGCTGTTCCTGTCAATGGTGTAATTGCCATTCTGGGTGAAGAAGGTGAGAATATAGACGATCTCTTGAAAGATGTGGACTCAGGAGGAAGCTCGGAAAGCGCCTCTACTGAAACTAAGGAAGATGCAGCTGAAGAAAAGTCTGAAGATAAAGCTAAAGAAACTACTTCTGAAATAGATGTGTCAGGAATTGCTGCAACGGTAATTACCATGCCTAAGATGAGCGACACCATGCAAGAAGGTACCATCGCTAGTTGGTTGAAAAAGGAGGGAGATGAAGTCAAGTCAGGTGATGTCTTGGCCGAAGTGGAAACTGATAAAGCAACCATGGAACTGGAGTCGTATGACGATGGAACCCTACTATATATTGGCGTGTCTGAGGGTGAGTCCGTTGAAGTAAATGGAGTCATTGCCATTATTGGTGAAAAAGATGCCGATTATAAAACCTTACTTAAAGCCCATCAACAAAAATCATCGGGTGCTGAAGAAGTAAAAGCTGAACCGGTTAAAGAGGAGAAATCTGCTCCAAAAGCTGAGGAAGGTAAGCCGTCAAATGCAGTGGCTGATTCTTCAACCAGTACAACGGACAAAGGAAGAATAAAAGCCTCTCCTCTTGCCAAGAAAATGGCAAGTGAAAAAGGTATTGATATCTCACTTGTGAAAGGTACAGGTGATAATGGCAGAATAATTAAAAAGGACATTGAGAATTTTGATCCTTCAAAAGTTACTGCTGCCAGTTCATCAAGTAGTGATGCACCAAGTGGTGTTGCTATAGGTCAAGAGTCCTATACCGATGTTAAAGTCTCTCAAATGAGGAAGGTGATTGCCAAGCGACTCGCCGAAAGTAAATTTACTGCTCCTCATTTTTATTTGACCATGGAAATCAACATGGACAAAGCCATTGAGGCTAGAAAAAGCATGAATGAAGTGGCTCCTGTGAAAATATCTTTTAATGATATGGTTATTAAAGCCGCCGCTGCCTCGCTTAAACAACACCCGGCAGTTAACTCTGCTTGGATGGAGGACAAAATCAGATACAATGACCATGTACATATTGGTATGGCTGTAGCTATTGATGATGGTTTATTGGTTCCTGTAATTAGATTTACAGATAGTAAGTCCCTATCGCAGATTTCACAAGAAGCCAAATCTTTGGCTGGAAAAGCTAAAAACAAAGAATTGCAACCAAAAGATTGGGAAGGTAATACTTTCACTGTGTCTAATTTGGGGATGTTTGGTATAGAAGAGTTTACTGCTATTATTAACCCACCTGATGCATGTATCCTGGCAATTGGAGGAATCAAACAAACGCCAATTGTAAAAGATGGAGAAATCAAAATAGGCAATGTTATGAAAGTTACCTTATCTTGTGACCACAGAGTGGTGGATGGAGCTGTAGGTTCAGCCTTCCTTAAAACTTTGAAAAGTTTATTAGAAGATCCGGTTAGGTTGTTAATCTGA